From Ipomoea triloba cultivar NCNSP0323 chromosome 5, ASM357664v1, the proteins below share one genomic window:
- the LOC116019284 gene encoding splicing factor U2af large subunit B-like isoform X3, translating to MTDYDGNGEDVGNNRDNYGASPQPKAAAFYGGAEEHSDSKSQHSSRDYEKERESSRSKDKEREKGRDRDRDRDQDRGRDRDREKYSDRHHRDRNRDRGERRERERTRDREDDGNYRGRDRDRRRDYDRDREDRHKRRSRSRSKDRSKHISNSRSPSRSKSKRVSGFDMAPPSATLLPGATAAPGQVPGTSPTIPGMFSNVFPMAPGQQFGALPMMPVQAMTQQATRHARRVYVGGLPPNANEQSIATFFSHVMSAIGGNSAGPGDAVVNVYINHEKKFAFVEMRSVEEASNAMALDGIIFEGGPVKIRRPSDYNPSLAATLGPSLPNPNLNLAAVGLAPGSAGGLEGPDRIFVGGLPYYFTEAQIRELLESFGPLRGFDLVKDRETGNSKGYAFCVYRDVSVTDIACAALNGIKMGDKTLTVRRANQGTTQPKPEQDSILLHAQQQIAMQRLMLQQPGPPSTKIVCLTQMVDEEELKDDENYADLLEDIKMECGKFGHLVNVVIPRPNPNGSPTPGVGKFCSFRIQAS from the exons ATGACAGACTATGACGGCAATGGAGAGGATGTAGGCAACAATAGAGACAATTACGGAGCTTCGCCTCAGCCTAAAGCCGCCGCCTTCTACGGTGGCGCTGAAGAACACAGCGACTCCAAGTCTCAG CATAGTTCACGTGACTATGAGAAAGAAAGAGAATCGTCTAGAAGCAAGGAcaaggaaagggaaaaagggCGAGATCGGGACCGTGATAGAGATCAAGATAGAGGGAGAGACAGGGACAGGGAAAAGTACAGTGATCGCCACCACAGAGACCGCAATAGGGATCGAGGTGAAAGAAGGGAGAGGGAGAGGACTAGAGATAGAGAAGATGATGGTAACTACAGAGGTCGTGACAGAGACAG GCGACGGGATTACGACAGAGATAGAGAGGATAGACACAAGCGTAGGTCCAGATCTCGCTCCAAAGATAGATCTAAGCATATATCAAATTCAAGATCACCTTCTCGCTCCAAAAG TAAAAGGGTCAGTGGTTTTGATATGGCACCTCCTTCTGCTACACTGTTGCCTGGTGCGACTGCTGCTCCAG GCCAGGTTCCTGGCACCAGCCCAACCATTCCTGGAATGTTCTCTAATGTGTTTCCCATGGCACCAGGACAG CAGTTTGGGGCTCTTCCTATGATGCCTGTTCAAGCAATGACTCAACAG GCAACCAGACATGCTCGGAGAGTTTATGTTGGAGGACTTCCTCCAAATGCAAATGAGCAG TCTATTGCAACCTTCTTTAGTCATGTTATGTCTGCAATTGGAGGAAACAGTGCCGGCCCTG GCGATGCTGTTGTGAATGTTTATATAAACCATGAGAAGAAGTTTGCTTTTGTTGAGATGAGATCTGTTGAGGAAGCTAGTAATGCCATGGCTTTGGATGGCATTATTTTTGAG GGGGGACCAGTTAAGATCAGAAGACCCAGTGATTACAACCCCTCACTGGCAGCTACTCTTGGTCCTAGTCTACCAAACCCTAATCTCAATCTTGCAGCTGTTGGATTAGCACCTGGTTCTGCTGGGGGGCTTGAAGGTCCTGACCGTATTTTTGTGGGTGGTCTCCCCTATTATTTCACAGAAGCACAGATCAGGGAATTGCTAGAGTCTTTTGGCCCTCTACGAGGATTTGATCTTGTGAAAGATAGAGAAACTGGAAACTCAAAAGGCTATGCCTTCTGTGTCTACCGGGATGTCTCAGTCACTGACATTGCCTGTGCAGCTCTTAATGGGATTAAAATGGGCGATAAAACTCTTACTGTCAGACGGGCTAACCAAGGTACAACACAGCCTAAACCTGAGCAAGATAGTATCTTGTTACATGCACAGCAACAGATAGCTATGCAG AGGTTAATGCTACAACAACCTGGGCCACCATCTACGAAGATTGTGTGCCTAACACAGATGGTAGATGAAGAAGAGCTCAAAGATGATGAGAACTATGCAGATTTATTGGAAGACATTAAAATGGAATGTGGAAAGTTTG GTCATTTGGTGAATGTTGTTATTCCCCGCCCAAACCCAAATGGCAGCCCTACACCAGGAGTTGGAAAG TTTTGTTCTTTCCGGATTCAAGCCTCTTAA
- the LOC116019284 gene encoding splicing factor U2af large subunit B-like isoform X2 → MTDYDGNGEDVGNNRDNYGASPQPKAAAFYGGAEEHSDSKSQHSSRDYEKERESSRSKDKEREKGRDRDRDRDQDRGRDRDREKYSDRHHRDRNRDRGERRERERTRDREDDGNYRGRDRDRRRDYDRDREDRHKRRSRSRSKDRSKHISNSRSPSRSKSKRVSGFDMAPPSATLLPGATAAPGQVPGTSPTIPGMFSNVFPMAPGQFGALPMMPVQAMTQQATRHARRVYVGGLPPNANEQSIATFFSHVMSAIGGNSAGPGDAVVNVYINHEKKFAFVEMRSVEEASNAMALDGIIFEGGPVKIRRPSDYNPSLAATLGPSLPNPNLNLAAVGLAPGSAGGLEGPDRIFVGGLPYYFTEAQIRELLESFGPLRGFDLVKDRETGNSKGYAFCVYRDVSVTDIACAALNGIKMGDKTLTVRRANQGTTQPKPEQDSILLHAQQQIAMQRLMLQQPGPPSTKIVCLTQMVDEEELKDDENYADLLEDIKMECGKFGHLVNVVIPRPNPNGSPTPGVGKVFLEYADVESGKKALSGLNGRKFGGNVVVAIFYPENKFSQGEYDG, encoded by the exons ATGACAGACTATGACGGCAATGGAGAGGATGTAGGCAACAATAGAGACAATTACGGAGCTTCGCCTCAGCCTAAAGCCGCCGCCTTCTACGGTGGCGCTGAAGAACACAGCGACTCCAAGTCTCAG CATAGTTCACGTGACTATGAGAAAGAAAGAGAATCGTCTAGAAGCAAGGAcaaggaaagggaaaaagggCGAGATCGGGACCGTGATAGAGATCAAGATAGAGGGAGAGACAGGGACAGGGAAAAGTACAGTGATCGCCACCACAGAGACCGCAATAGGGATCGAGGTGAAAGAAGGGAGAGGGAGAGGACTAGAGATAGAGAAGATGATGGTAACTACAGAGGTCGTGACAGAGACAG GCGACGGGATTACGACAGAGATAGAGAGGATAGACACAAGCGTAGGTCCAGATCTCGCTCCAAAGATAGATCTAAGCATATATCAAATTCAAGATCACCTTCTCGCTCCAAAAG TAAAAGGGTCAGTGGTTTTGATATGGCACCTCCTTCTGCTACACTGTTGCCTGGTGCGACTGCTGCTCCAG GCCAGGTTCCTGGCACCAGCCCAACCATTCCTGGAATGTTCTCTAATGTGTTTCCCATGGCACCAGGACAG TTTGGGGCTCTTCCTATGATGCCTGTTCAAGCAATGACTCAACAG GCAACCAGACATGCTCGGAGAGTTTATGTTGGAGGACTTCCTCCAAATGCAAATGAGCAG TCTATTGCAACCTTCTTTAGTCATGTTATGTCTGCAATTGGAGGAAACAGTGCCGGCCCTG GCGATGCTGTTGTGAATGTTTATATAAACCATGAGAAGAAGTTTGCTTTTGTTGAGATGAGATCTGTTGAGGAAGCTAGTAATGCCATGGCTTTGGATGGCATTATTTTTGAG GGGGGACCAGTTAAGATCAGAAGACCCAGTGATTACAACCCCTCACTGGCAGCTACTCTTGGTCCTAGTCTACCAAACCCTAATCTCAATCTTGCAGCTGTTGGATTAGCACCTGGTTCTGCTGGGGGGCTTGAAGGTCCTGACCGTATTTTTGTGGGTGGTCTCCCCTATTATTTCACAGAAGCACAGATCAGGGAATTGCTAGAGTCTTTTGGCCCTCTACGAGGATTTGATCTTGTGAAAGATAGAGAAACTGGAAACTCAAAAGGCTATGCCTTCTGTGTCTACCGGGATGTCTCAGTCACTGACATTGCCTGTGCAGCTCTTAATGGGATTAAAATGGGCGATAAAACTCTTACTGTCAGACGGGCTAACCAAGGTACAACACAGCCTAAACCTGAGCAAGATAGTATCTTGTTACATGCACAGCAACAGATAGCTATGCAG AGGTTAATGCTACAACAACCTGGGCCACCATCTACGAAGATTGTGTGCCTAACACAGATGGTAGATGAAGAAGAGCTCAAAGATGATGAGAACTATGCAGATTTATTGGAAGACATTAAAATGGAATGTGGAAAGTTTG GTCATTTGGTGAATGTTGTTATTCCCCGCCCAAACCCAAATGGCAGCCCTACACCAGGAGTTGGAAAG GTGTTTTTGGAGTATGCTGATGTTGAAAGTGGTAAAAAAGCGTTGTCAGGACTGAACGGCAGAAAATTTGGTGGCAATGTTGTTGTTGCCATCTTCTATCCAGAGAACAAGTTCTCGCAGGGGGAGTACGATGGCTAG
- the LOC116019284 gene encoding splicing factor U2af large subunit B-like isoform X1, whose protein sequence is MTDYDGNGEDVGNNRDNYGASPQPKAAAFYGGAEEHSDSKSQHSSRDYEKERESSRSKDKEREKGRDRDRDRDQDRGRDRDREKYSDRHHRDRNRDRGERRERERTRDREDDGNYRGRDRDRRRDYDRDREDRHKRRSRSRSKDRSKHISNSRSPSRSKSKRVSGFDMAPPSATLLPGATAAPGQVPGTSPTIPGMFSNVFPMAPGQQFGALPMMPVQAMTQQATRHARRVYVGGLPPNANEQSIATFFSHVMSAIGGNSAGPGDAVVNVYINHEKKFAFVEMRSVEEASNAMALDGIIFEGGPVKIRRPSDYNPSLAATLGPSLPNPNLNLAAVGLAPGSAGGLEGPDRIFVGGLPYYFTEAQIRELLESFGPLRGFDLVKDRETGNSKGYAFCVYRDVSVTDIACAALNGIKMGDKTLTVRRANQGTTQPKPEQDSILLHAQQQIAMQRLMLQQPGPPSTKIVCLTQMVDEEELKDDENYADLLEDIKMECGKFGHLVNVVIPRPNPNGSPTPGVGKVFLEYADVESGKKALSGLNGRKFGGNVVVAIFYPENKFSQGEYDG, encoded by the exons ATGACAGACTATGACGGCAATGGAGAGGATGTAGGCAACAATAGAGACAATTACGGAGCTTCGCCTCAGCCTAAAGCCGCCGCCTTCTACGGTGGCGCTGAAGAACACAGCGACTCCAAGTCTCAG CATAGTTCACGTGACTATGAGAAAGAAAGAGAATCGTCTAGAAGCAAGGAcaaggaaagggaaaaagggCGAGATCGGGACCGTGATAGAGATCAAGATAGAGGGAGAGACAGGGACAGGGAAAAGTACAGTGATCGCCACCACAGAGACCGCAATAGGGATCGAGGTGAAAGAAGGGAGAGGGAGAGGACTAGAGATAGAGAAGATGATGGTAACTACAGAGGTCGTGACAGAGACAG GCGACGGGATTACGACAGAGATAGAGAGGATAGACACAAGCGTAGGTCCAGATCTCGCTCCAAAGATAGATCTAAGCATATATCAAATTCAAGATCACCTTCTCGCTCCAAAAG TAAAAGGGTCAGTGGTTTTGATATGGCACCTCCTTCTGCTACACTGTTGCCTGGTGCGACTGCTGCTCCAG GCCAGGTTCCTGGCACCAGCCCAACCATTCCTGGAATGTTCTCTAATGTGTTTCCCATGGCACCAGGACAG CAGTTTGGGGCTCTTCCTATGATGCCTGTTCAAGCAATGACTCAACAG GCAACCAGACATGCTCGGAGAGTTTATGTTGGAGGACTTCCTCCAAATGCAAATGAGCAG TCTATTGCAACCTTCTTTAGTCATGTTATGTCTGCAATTGGAGGAAACAGTGCCGGCCCTG GCGATGCTGTTGTGAATGTTTATATAAACCATGAGAAGAAGTTTGCTTTTGTTGAGATGAGATCTGTTGAGGAAGCTAGTAATGCCATGGCTTTGGATGGCATTATTTTTGAG GGGGGACCAGTTAAGATCAGAAGACCCAGTGATTACAACCCCTCACTGGCAGCTACTCTTGGTCCTAGTCTACCAAACCCTAATCTCAATCTTGCAGCTGTTGGATTAGCACCTGGTTCTGCTGGGGGGCTTGAAGGTCCTGACCGTATTTTTGTGGGTGGTCTCCCCTATTATTTCACAGAAGCACAGATCAGGGAATTGCTAGAGTCTTTTGGCCCTCTACGAGGATTTGATCTTGTGAAAGATAGAGAAACTGGAAACTCAAAAGGCTATGCCTTCTGTGTCTACCGGGATGTCTCAGTCACTGACATTGCCTGTGCAGCTCTTAATGGGATTAAAATGGGCGATAAAACTCTTACTGTCAGACGGGCTAACCAAGGTACAACACAGCCTAAACCTGAGCAAGATAGTATCTTGTTACATGCACAGCAACAGATAGCTATGCAG AGGTTAATGCTACAACAACCTGGGCCACCATCTACGAAGATTGTGTGCCTAACACAGATGGTAGATGAAGAAGAGCTCAAAGATGATGAGAACTATGCAGATTTATTGGAAGACATTAAAATGGAATGTGGAAAGTTTG GTCATTTGGTGAATGTTGTTATTCCCCGCCCAAACCCAAATGGCAGCCCTACACCAGGAGTTGGAAAG GTGTTTTTGGAGTATGCTGATGTTGAAAGTGGTAAAAAAGCGTTGTCAGGACTGAACGGCAGAAAATTTGGTGGCAATGTTGTTGTTGCCATCTTCTATCCAGAGAACAAGTTCTCGCAGGGGGAGTACGATGGCTAG